A window from Pseudomonas kribbensis encodes these proteins:
- a CDS encoding transporter substrate-binding domain-containing protein — MIALRKLTALAVLPLCVSFVQAKEYKEIRFGVDANYAPFESKAPDGSLVGFDIDLGNAICAELKAECKWVESDFDGLIPGLRANKFDGILSSMTVTPVRKKAVDFTNELFSGPTSYVYKKGSGLSANVESLKGKSVGFFQGSIQEGYAKAVLKKAGVKVQSYQNQNQVYYDLVSGRLDASIQDSLQAKAGFLNSPQGADYEMSEQVDSELLPSITAIAVAKGNDDLKDQLNSAIKTIHENGTYDRLQSKYFGDLNLYSGK, encoded by the coding sequence GCTTCGTAAGCTCACTGCTTTGGCAGTGCTACCCCTCTGTGTCAGCTTTGTTCAAGCAAAAGAATATAAAGAAATCCGTTTTGGTGTGGACGCAAACTACGCACCGTTTGAGTCGAAGGCTCCTGATGGAAGCCTTGTTGGGTTTGATATTGATTTAGGTAACGCCATTTGCGCAGAGTTGAAAGCTGAGTGTAAGTGGGTAGAAAGCGATTTTGATGGACTTATTCCTGGTCTGCGTGCTAACAAGTTTGATGGTATTTTGTCTTCTATGACAGTAACGCCCGTACGAAAAAAAGCCGTAGACTTTACCAATGAATTGTTCTCGGGGCCAACGTCATACGTTTATAAGAAAGGCTCGGGGCTTAGTGCTAATGTAGAGTCGCTGAAAGGAAAAAGTGTTGGCTTCTTTCAGGGCAGCATCCAGGAAGGTTATGCAAAAGCGGTGTTGAAAAAGGCGGGCGTGAAAGTGCAGTCCTACCAGAACCAGAACCAAGTGTATTATGACTTGGTTTCTGGTCGCCTAGATGCCTCTATTCAAGACTCACTTCAAGCCAAAGCTGGCTTCTTAAACTCACCGCAAGGTGCAGATTATGAAATGAGTGAACAGGTGGACAGCGAACTACTGCCTTCCATTACAGCTATTGCGGTAGCGAAGGGGAATGATGACCTCAAGGATCAATTGAACTCCGCCATTAAGACCATCCATGAAAATGGGACTTATGATCGACTGCAGTCGAAATATTTTGGTGATTTGAACCTTTATAGCGGTAAGTGA
- a CDS encoding ABC transporter permease has product MIENVLEATGLSALSFYGFGPLLLKGTWMTLQLSLLSLVVSVVLGLVGASAKLSPLRVLRLPAQLYTTLIRGVPDLVLMLLIFYSLQTWLTELTKYIGWDYVEIDPFAAGVITLGFIYGAYFTETFRGALLAVPKGQAEAAIAYGLGRSQRFFLISFPLMMRFALPGIGNNWLVLLKATALVSIIGLADLVKAAQDAGKSTFQLFFFLVLAGLVYLFITTVSNCILRRLSRKYSAGSREALQ; this is encoded by the coding sequence ATGATTGAAAACGTTTTGGAAGCTACGGGCTTATCTGCGCTCAGCTTTTATGGCTTCGGGCCGCTTTTGTTGAAAGGCACTTGGATGACCTTACAACTCTCCCTACTGTCCCTAGTAGTGAGTGTTGTGCTGGGCCTGGTTGGTGCTAGTGCAAAACTTTCACCACTACGGGTGCTCAGATTGCCCGCACAGTTGTACACCACGCTCATTCGTGGGGTACCTGATCTGGTGCTCATGCTGCTGATCTTTTACAGCTTGCAGACCTGGCTTACTGAACTTACTAAATATATTGGGTGGGACTATGTAGAAATAGATCCCTTTGCAGCTGGGGTGATAACCCTGGGTTTTATATACGGAGCTTATTTTACTGAGACGTTTCGTGGTGCATTGCTGGCTGTACCTAAGGGGCAAGCAGAAGCAGCTATTGCGTACGGCTTAGGGCGATCACAGCGTTTTTTCCTAATTAGTTTTCCACTGATGATGCGTTTCGCGCTGCCTGGGATAGGTAATAATTGGTTGGTGCTATTGAAAGCGACCGCTCTCGTTTCAATCATTGGACTTGCAGATCTTGTGAAAGCTGCGCAGGACGCCGGAAAAAGTACATTTCAGCTTTTCTTTTTCCTTGTTCTGGCAGGTCTAGTCTATTTGTTTATTACAACGGTTTCCAACTGCATATTGCGTAGACTTTCACGTAAGTATTCAGCCGGTTCACGCGAGGCTCTGCAATGA
- a CDS encoding ABC transporter permease has protein sequence MIDLVQEYWKSFLYTDGAGITGLAMTLWLLTASIILGFIGAIPLAIARVSIHVYLRWPVQFYTYLFRGTPLYIQLLICYTGIYSIAAVRSQPVLDTFFRDAMNCTILAFALNTCAYTTEIFAGAIRNIPYGEVEAAKAYGLSGWRMYMFVVIPSALRRALPYYSNEVILMLHSTSVAFTATIPDILKVARDANSETFLTFQAFGLAALIYLAVSFALVGFFRLAERRWLSFLGPAH, from the coding sequence ATGATCGATTTAGTGCAAGAGTATTGGAAGTCATTCTTGTACACGGATGGAGCAGGGATAACTGGCCTAGCGATGACGCTATGGCTATTGACCGCATCAATTATCCTGGGGTTTATTGGGGCGATCCCGCTAGCCATTGCCCGAGTTTCGATACATGTGTATCTGCGTTGGCCAGTTCAATTTTACACTTATCTATTCAGGGGCACACCACTCTATATTCAGCTTTTGATTTGCTATACTGGAATCTACAGTATTGCAGCAGTTCGCTCTCAGCCAGTCCTGGATACTTTTTTCAGAGATGCAATGAATTGCACGATTCTTGCGTTTGCATTAAATACATGTGCCTATACAACGGAGATATTTGCAGGAGCGATCAGGAATATACCTTACGGCGAGGTGGAGGCGGCCAAGGCGTATGGCCTGAGTGGGTGGAGGATGTATATGTTTGTTGTCATCCCATCAGCACTGAGGCGGGCACTCCCTTATTACAGCAACGAAGTCATTCTGATGCTTCACTCCACGTCAGTAGCCTTTACTGCAACGATACCAGATATTTTGAAAGTGGCACGTGATGCAAACTCGGAAACCTTTTTGACTTTTCAAGCGTTCGGTTTAGCTGCGCTCATTTATCTTGCCGTTTCATTTGCACTTGTTGGCTTTTTTCGACTCGCTGAGCGACGCTGGTTGTCGTTCTTGGGCCCGGCCCATTGA
- a CDS encoding ABC transporter ATP-binding protein produces the protein MTSLITSNSIEQTQRINLGSEYVYKLTVDNLHKSYGDHKVLKGVSLKANKGDVVSLIGSSGSGKSTFLRCINFLETPTDGAMTLDGREIRMVKDKHGLRIAEASELQRLRTRLAMVFQHFNLWSHLSVLDNITLAPQRVLGVKKAVAEKVARQYLDKVGLPARVAEQYPGFLSGGQQQRVAIARALAMEPEILLFDEPTSALDPELVGEVLKVLQTLAEEGRTMLMVTHEMAFARQVSSQVLFLHQGLVEEQGSADILSNPRSERLKQFLSTGLK, from the coding sequence ATGACCAGTTTAATAACCTCAAACAGCATCGAACAAACTCAACGCATCAACCTGGGATCAGAATATGTTTATAAGCTGACTGTTGATAATCTTCACAAAAGCTACGGCGATCACAAAGTCCTTAAAGGCGTTTCCCTGAAGGCAAATAAGGGGGATGTCGTCAGCCTGATAGGCTCAAGTGGGTCTGGCAAAAGCACATTTTTACGGTGCATCAATTTCTTGGAGACACCTACTGATGGTGCAATGACACTTGATGGCCGTGAAATCAGAATGGTTAAAGATAAGCATGGGCTACGCATAGCTGAGGCAAGTGAGTTGCAGCGTCTGCGGACTCGGTTGGCGATGGTATTTCAACATTTCAATTTGTGGAGTCACTTGAGCGTTTTGGACAATATAACGTTGGCTCCTCAGCGTGTATTAGGTGTGAAAAAAGCTGTCGCAGAAAAGGTTGCTCGCCAATATCTGGACAAAGTTGGTCTTCCAGCAAGGGTTGCAGAGCAATACCCTGGATTTCTTTCGGGAGGTCAGCAACAGCGGGTGGCGATCGCTCGGGCCTTGGCAATGGAGCCGGAGATACTGCTTTTCGACGAACCTACATCAGCCCTGGATCCAGAGCTCGTAGGTGAGGTGCTGAAGGTGCTTCAGACGCTCGCAGAGGAGGGGAGAACGATGCTCATGGTGACTCATGAAATGGCCTTTGCCAGACAAGTCTCTAGCCAAGTACTGTTTCTTCATCAAGGACTGGTTGAGGAGCAAGGCAGCGCCGATATTTTGTCCAATCCGCGCAGTGAGCGCTTGAAGCAGTTTCTCTCGACTGGGTTGAAATAA
- a CDS encoding methyl-accepting chemotaxis protein, which yields MSGEQAQRTDSVATAIHELGAAAQEIARNAGGASMQAAEARGQSHEGGIVVVDTISKMNELSENLRHASSSVESLSEKTVTIGRILEVIRGISEQTNLLALNAAIEAARAGEAGRGFAVVADEVRSLAYRTQASTQEIHEMIEVLQTGAREAVNRMNTGELLSEQGMAVANEAGVYLNIINHHVGDIDGMNMAVATATEEQSSVIESLNKDIAQINGLNAESVKNLQLTLSACTSLESQAVRLKELVGSFRT from the coding sequence ATGTCTGGCGAGCAAGCTCAGCGGACAGATAGTGTAGCTACAGCTATTCACGAATTGGGGGCGGCTGCCCAAGAGATTGCCCGTAACGCAGGTGGTGCTTCAATGCAAGCGGCTGAGGCACGTGGTCAGTCCCATGAAGGAGGAATAGTTGTTGTTGATACTATCTCGAAGATGAATGAGCTTTCTGAAAATCTTCGTCATGCTTCCAGCAGCGTTGAATCATTGAGCGAGAAAACCGTCACCATTGGGCGAATTTTAGAAGTAATCAGAGGAATCTCGGAGCAAACTAATCTGTTAGCGCTTAACGCTGCAATCGAGGCTGCACGAGCTGGAGAGGCTGGACGAGGTTTTGCAGTAGTGGCTGATGAGGTTCGCAGCCTGGCTTACCGAACTCAGGCTTCCACCCAAGAGATTCACGAGATGATCGAGGTGCTTCAAACGGGAGCTCGTGAGGCGGTCAATCGGATGAATACGGGTGAGCTACTCAGCGAGCAAGGCATGGCTGTGGCTAATGAAGCTGGGGTTTATCTCAATATTATCAATCACCACGTGGGCGATATTGATGGAATGAATATGGCAGTCGCAACTGCGACTGAAGAGCAGTCTTCTGTTATTGAGTCCCTAAACAAAGATATAGCCCAGATTAATGGTTTAAATGCAGAAAGCGTAAAAAATCTTCAGTTAACATTGAGTGCCTGCACGAGTCTGGAATCTCAAGCTGTGCGCCTCAAGGAGTTGGTCGGATCATTTCGGACATAA
- a CDS encoding LysR family transcriptional regulator — MHNWDWDDLRLILAVAEHKSFAAAARLLNVNHTTVLRRVNTFEHEHGLRIFNRLSAGYTLTEAGEELLRTAEIMREAVSNLAFRFEGKDLKLEGTLRITTCDTIMGSILPEILERFSKLHKKIVVELSTGNFVTDLAQRHADVAIRTGDNPSESLIGRHLADVRFALYASDEIAKKIAGTDPLDFNSWISPDSTFSQMAITKWIQSAIPANSIVFKANSLISLRQAAIAGMGIVPLPCYLGDNTIGLTRLASRALDQFKTGLWILTHKDLRHTARVREFISFVSDELRQHSF, encoded by the coding sequence ATGCACAACTGGGACTGGGATGACCTTCGCTTGATTCTTGCGGTGGCTGAGCATAAATCATTTGCAGCAGCAGCGAGGTTACTTAATGTCAACCACACCACCGTACTGCGACGAGTCAACACATTTGAGCATGAGCATGGCCTACGGATTTTCAATAGGCTTTCAGCTGGTTATACATTAACTGAAGCAGGAGAAGAATTGCTGAGAACCGCCGAGATCATGAGAGAAGCAGTCAGCAACCTAGCATTCAGATTTGAGGGAAAAGATCTTAAACTAGAAGGAACCCTTCGAATCACTACATGTGACACGATTATGGGCTCCATACTTCCAGAAATTCTGGAAAGATTCAGCAAGCTACACAAGAAAATTGTTGTTGAATTATCTACTGGAAATTTTGTGACTGATTTGGCTCAACGGCACGCAGATGTAGCAATAAGAACTGGAGACAACCCTAGTGAATCTCTAATTGGAAGGCATCTTGCTGATGTCCGTTTCGCTTTGTATGCCTCTGATGAAATAGCAAAAAAAATTGCGGGAACAGATCCTCTTGATTTCAATAGCTGGATTTCACCTGACTCCACTTTCAGCCAAATGGCGATTACAAAATGGATTCAATCAGCGATACCTGCCAATTCAATAGTCTTTAAGGCAAACTCATTGATTTCTTTGAGGCAAGCTGCCATTGCAGGGATGGGAATAGTTCCCCTACCCTGCTATTTAGGAGATAATACCATCGGACTAACCCGGCTGGCATCGCGAGCCCTGGATCAATTTAAAACCGGCCTATGGATTCTGACCCATAAAGATCTCCGTCATACCGCTAGAGTACGCGAATTCATTTCATTTGTTAGTGATGAACTACGCCAACACTCTTTTTAG
- a CDS encoding DoxX family protein, producing the protein MTEFKTARLGSFILSFTAGIALITHSLYLKVFVFTMSGTVSFFESIGLPGFLAWVTLLVEIVTGVMLVLRVKPSYAALAAIPVLLGATWAHSSNGWLFSNTGGGWEYPLFWTMVLVSIVLSEWQAGEAAPVYRAEG; encoded by the coding sequence ATGACTGAATTTAAAACTGCTCGCCTTGGTAGCTTCATTCTTTCTTTTACAGCTGGCATAGCACTCATAACCCATTCGCTCTATCTCAAAGTTTTTGTATTCACCATGAGTGGTACAGTTTCATTTTTTGAGTCGATTGGCCTCCCAGGTTTTTTGGCTTGGGTCACTCTGCTTGTCGAGATTGTTACAGGTGTAATGCTTGTCCTCAGAGTGAAGCCTAGTTATGCCGCGTTAGCAGCGATCCCGGTTCTGCTTGGGGCTACATGGGCGCATTCCTCTAATGGCTGGTTGTTTAGCAACACTGGAGGCGGGTGGGAATATCCGCTTTTCTGGACAATGGTGCTGGTGTCGATTGTCTTGTCTGAATGGCAAGCTGGAGAGGCTGCACCGGTGTATCGGGCAGAAGGCTGA